The following are from one region of the Rosistilla carotiformis genome:
- the ppc gene encoding phosphoenolpyruvate carboxylase — MNPSIDNVKDTQLRDEISYLGAMLGEIIQDFEGQDAFELVEELRRLAWERREGSESAEQEMLNRIAQLDEHQSAVVIRAFSLFLDLMNVVEDRARVRVLKERSAKLWPKPVPESIGSAVETLRSGGRDAQAMQTIVDQLHVELVFTAHPTEAKRRSQRTHLSLLRTLMTSIDHEADPQQKSRLEEQLLRQIALAWQTDLTRSRRPTVLEEVARGLSFKPVLWREIPRITEELNQSLAQQFGPEVSATKPLITFGTWIGGDRDGHPGVTSPVTESTFEWLRREALAFHSRTCEQFSYSLSVSETQLPLPPTLRAAIDEATQQYPELEAHLAFLPSTELCRLWLNTIGWRLKQTEKMSLASGTGVRGAYANAEGLLADVSLLADAIGQTVAAKYLSEDLRTWVTQIRTFGFYLARLDVRQNSKVHRETLDELLVATGLCDAPQNLTEADRMALLEKTLSPQLQLPIQEISETSQEVLATFDVLHRVSTRYGQTGIGALIVSMTSTASDILTLLWLWRHTSKPSVGYKVPPLVPLFETISDLQAAPEIMESLLRCRSYREALAAHDDRQWIMLGYSDSTKDGGYLAASWDLYKAQQTLASVAKEHDVRLTFFHGRGGSLGRGGGPAARSILSLPHGTFDGTLRLTEQGEVLADRYDDQAIAHRHLEQVVWSSLLAADHAQRSPEPAWIECLDSAAIVSLAHYRELLEADEFVAFFRDTTPLTEIEQLPIGSRPSRRKPQGGLSDLRAIPWVFSWTQARCLLPAWYGVGTALAKLNADAPDVAREMYQQWWYFRDLVDNAELALAKSDMQVFQHYMRLTDGSEGEKWIADRIQQEYETSRQQILALSGGSELLDGTPWLKESIRVRNRFIDPLNLLQVELLRRRRQSDPDAASGDKQQILLRLTVNGIAAGLRTSG, encoded by the coding sequence ATGAACCCATCGATAGACAATGTAAAAGATACGCAGCTGCGCGATGAGATCAGTTACCTCGGTGCGATGCTGGGGGAGATCATTCAGGATTTCGAAGGGCAGGACGCGTTCGAGCTGGTGGAAGAGCTACGGCGGCTGGCGTGGGAGCGCCGCGAGGGGAGCGAGTCGGCAGAGCAGGAGATGCTCAATCGGATCGCTCAGCTGGATGAACACCAATCGGCGGTCGTGATCCGAGCGTTCAGTTTGTTCCTGGATCTGATGAACGTGGTCGAGGATCGCGCTCGGGTTCGCGTGCTTAAAGAGCGTTCGGCCAAGCTGTGGCCCAAACCGGTTCCCGAGTCGATCGGCAGTGCGGTCGAAACGCTGCGATCGGGAGGGCGCGATGCCCAAGCGATGCAAACGATCGTGGATCAATTGCATGTCGAACTGGTATTCACCGCCCATCCGACCGAAGCGAAGCGACGATCGCAGCGGACGCATCTCTCGCTGCTGCGGACTCTGATGACGTCGATCGATCACGAGGCGGACCCGCAACAAAAATCGCGATTGGAAGAACAACTGCTTCGCCAAATCGCCTTGGCTTGGCAAACCGATCTGACGCGATCGCGGCGACCAACCGTACTGGAAGAAGTCGCTCGGGGACTTTCCTTTAAACCCGTTCTGTGGCGCGAGATCCCGCGGATCACCGAAGAGTTGAACCAATCGCTTGCTCAGCAGTTCGGCCCGGAGGTTTCCGCGACAAAGCCATTGATCACTTTCGGCACATGGATCGGAGGGGATCGCGACGGGCACCCCGGCGTCACCTCTCCAGTGACCGAATCGACTTTTGAGTGGTTGCGACGCGAGGCACTCGCCTTTCACTCGCGGACCTGCGAGCAATTTTCGTACTCCTTGAGCGTTTCCGAAACGCAGCTCCCCTTGCCGCCAACGCTTCGCGCGGCGATCGACGAAGCGACGCAGCAGTATCCCGAATTGGAAGCGCATTTAGCCTTCCTTCCTTCGACCGAACTCTGTCGATTGTGGCTCAATACGATTGGTTGGCGGTTGAAGCAGACCGAAAAGATGTCGCTGGCTAGCGGCACCGGAGTCCGCGGCGCGTATGCCAATGCAGAGGGTCTGCTCGCCGATGTCTCGCTGCTTGCCGATGCGATTGGTCAGACGGTGGCGGCGAAGTACCTCAGCGAAGACCTGCGAACTTGGGTGACGCAGATCCGCACCTTCGGATTTTATCTGGCTCGGTTGGATGTTCGTCAGAATTCGAAAGTCCACCGCGAAACACTCGACGAATTGTTGGTCGCTACCGGTTTGTGCGACGCTCCGCAAAATTTGACCGAAGCGGACCGCATGGCGTTATTGGAAAAGACACTCTCGCCTCAACTGCAGTTGCCGATTCAAGAGATCTCCGAAACCAGTCAAGAAGTGCTGGCGACGTTTGATGTTTTGCATCGCGTTTCGACCCGATATGGTCAGACCGGGATCGGGGCGCTGATCGTCAGCATGACCTCGACGGCCAGCGACATCCTGACTTTGTTGTGGTTGTGGCGGCATACGTCGAAGCCGTCGGTTGGTTACAAAGTCCCGCCGTTGGTTCCGTTGTTTGAGACGATCAGCGATCTGCAAGCCGCGCCCGAAATCATGGAGAGCCTGCTGCGATGCCGTTCCTATCGCGAGGCTTTGGCGGCGCATGATGATCGCCAATGGATCATGCTCGGCTATTCGGACAGCACGAAAGACGGCGGTTATCTGGCGGCCAGTTGGGATCTCTACAAGGCTCAACAAACGCTGGCCTCGGTCGCCAAAGAACACGATGTGCGGCTTACGTTCTTCCATGGCCGCGGTGGTTCACTAGGCCGCGGCGGCGGACCTGCGGCGCGCAGCATTCTGTCGCTACCACATGGAACGTTCGATGGCACGTTGCGATTGACCGAACAGGGGGAAGTGCTCGCCGACCGGTACGACGATCAAGCGATTGCGCATCGCCATTTGGAGCAGGTTGTCTGGTCGTCGCTGTTGGCGGCTGATCACGCACAACGCTCACCCGAACCGGCATGGATCGAGTGCCTGGACAGTGCGGCAATCGTCTCGTTGGCTCACTACCGCGAACTTTTGGAGGCGGATGAATTCGTCGCCTTCTTCCGCGACACGACTCCGCTGACCGAGATCGAACAACTGCCGATCGGATCGCGTCCCTCGCGTCGTAAGCCGCAGGGAGGCTTGTCCGATCTGCGAGCGATTCCGTGGGTCTTCTCCTGGACCCAAGCACGCTGCCTGTTGCCGGCTTGGTACGGAGTGGGAACGGCATTGGCGAAATTGAACGCCGACGCGCCGGACGTGGCTCGTGAGATGTATCAGCAGTGGTGGTACTTCCGCGATCTGGTCGACAACGCCGAACTGGCGCTCGCCAAATCGGACATGCAAGTCTTCCAGCACTACATGCGTTTGACGGACGGCAGCGAGGGCGAAAAGTGGATCGCCGACCGGATTCAACAGGAATATGAAACCAGTCGCCAACAGATCCTGGCCTTGAGCGGCGGGAGCGAATTGTTGGATGGGACGCCGTGGCTGAAGGAATCGATTCGCGTTCGCAATCGATTCATCGACCCTTTAAATCTGTTGCAGGTGGAATTGTTGCGGCGTCGGCGGCAATCGGATCCCGACGCGGCCTCGGGCGACAAGCAACAGATCCTGCTTCGCTTGACCGTCAACGGAATCGCCGCGGGGTTGCGGACCAGCGGCTAA
- a CDS encoding SOUL family heme-binding protein, producing the protein MRKVSGIGLAVLLAALFLAGKGRADYETAAYDVVEKEGEFEIRDYPELVLASTAMGASGGNGSFMRLFGYISGSNQAKQKVSMTTPVFMQPSVEQDAGMMSFVVPKQVAEDGTPAPSRQDVNITKRPAGRFAVIRFAGRMNDTMREEAEQKLRGWIEAKGLKAGDSMEYASYDPPFTPAPLRRNEVFLRLQSDKVATETVQEPSP; encoded by the coding sequence ATGAGAAAAGTGAGCGGGATCGGCCTGGCCGTACTACTGGCGGCATTGTTTTTAGCGGGGAAAGGGCGCGCCGACTACGAAACGGCTGCGTATGATGTTGTCGAGAAAGAGGGCGAATTTGAGATTCGCGACTACCCCGAGCTTGTCTTGGCGAGCACGGCGATGGGGGCTTCTGGAGGCAACGGAAGCTTCATGCGGTTGTTTGGCTACATCAGTGGATCGAATCAAGCAAAACAGAAGGTTTCGATGACAACCCCTGTATTCATGCAACCGTCGGTAGAACAAGACGCTGGAATGATGAGTTTTGTCGTTCCGAAGCAGGTCGCCGAGGACGGAACCCCCGCACCTTCGCGGCAGGATGTGAACATAACCAAGCGACCTGCAGGGCGTTTCGCGGTGATTCGATTCGCCGGTCGAATGAACGACACGATGCGAGAGGAAGCGGAACAGAAACTTCGCGGTTGGATCGAAGCGAAGGGGTTGAAAGCTGGCGATTCGATGGAATATGCCAGTTACGATCCCCCTTTCACCCCGGCTCCGCTGCGTCGAAACGAAGTCTTCTTGCGATTGCAATCGGATAAAGTGGCGACCGAAACGGTTCAAGAACCGTCGCCATAA
- a CDS encoding outer membrane protein assembly factor BamB family protein has product MIPDTSQLIRPCLVGFFACGLFVVASIAADWPSIRGPHHDGSAAIDDTELASGPLQLKVVWKQPVGSGYSGVVKSGGLLVSAMADVEADQEYVFAMSAETGETLWKAPTGKVMIGANGSFDGPVATPAADDVRAYHLSPHGILAAYALEDGSVVWQHDLKKEYSAASNVYGFGASPIVHAGMLILPVGSDDSAVMGFDTATGEVKWKAGKDGVAFQSAVPVPFDGESVIFVAGNTTLFAIEPTEGKVIWSRPHGGASAVLPVPLPGSGLFINDMRDGSTSLNLQSNGATERWSGRNIRNSYCVPVMSGGLLCSYSSRFLVAVDPETGDQQWRTRSPSNGFLATVAGRLVVATIDGSLHIGDVSEDGYDEVTKVQVFEKGDDGTDGLMWALPSIAGRSIYLRSLGAIARIDIQPGTRAESVATEGSQLSPGFASFLKTVDASDNKQAVIDSYLKGKSLPLIDGDFVHFILQGDYTDVAVASELFGMRQERVMQRVDGTKLFYFGVRIPDATRLSYVFYADYQPVLDPVSDRHVTSSLVAGEMEPIFRKAKSSLELSWFDKGNVVDDESTDVDAPSDKLAGSIDETPLQSDELNQTVDLSIYLPPNYSQSEDRYPVVFVHDGKSAIQSGNQVAIIDRLIQSKTVRPAVVVFIDWRFYPMQGAKGYAEFFAKELIPMIDREYRTSADRKDRASLSGGFGASLALMATLPVSDQIGAVGCHSLFAFEMMHPMFQQLAQLPNERCEVLVQRSRYEFRNPSENWNMGLQAVNVAKILADSGHDVTTEATATGSDWVSWRTQSPRMWKFLLEQ; this is encoded by the coding sequence ATGATCCCCGACACAAGTCAGCTAATACGTCCCTGCCTAGTTGGATTCTTCGCATGCGGGCTGTTTGTCGTTGCGAGCATCGCAGCCGACTGGCCTTCGATTCGCGGGCCCCATCACGATGGTTCCGCGGCAATCGACGATACCGAACTCGCCAGTGGACCGCTGCAATTGAAGGTGGTTTGGAAACAGCCGGTTGGCAGTGGCTATTCCGGTGTCGTGAAATCGGGTGGCCTGCTGGTGTCTGCGATGGCAGATGTAGAAGCCGACCAGGAATACGTCTTTGCGATGTCAGCCGAAACGGGGGAGACGCTCTGGAAAGCGCCGACCGGGAAAGTCATGATCGGGGCGAACGGATCGTTTGACGGTCCGGTGGCGACGCCTGCCGCAGATGATGTTCGCGCGTATCACCTTTCGCCTCACGGCATCCTGGCGGCGTATGCATTGGAAGATGGGAGCGTGGTTTGGCAGCACGACTTGAAGAAGGAATATTCCGCGGCATCAAACGTCTACGGATTTGGTGCGTCGCCGATCGTGCATGCTGGCATGCTGATCCTCCCCGTCGGATCCGACGACAGCGCGGTGATGGGATTCGACACGGCAACGGGCGAAGTCAAATGGAAAGCGGGCAAAGATGGCGTCGCGTTCCAGTCCGCTGTGCCGGTTCCGTTCGATGGAGAATCGGTGATTTTCGTCGCAGGGAACACGACGCTGTTCGCCATCGAACCAACCGAAGGAAAAGTCATTTGGTCCCGACCGCACGGCGGAGCCTCGGCTGTGCTTCCGGTTCCGCTGCCTGGTTCAGGACTCTTTATTAATGACATGCGAGATGGCTCCACCAGCCTGAACCTTCAATCCAACGGGGCCACCGAGCGCTGGTCGGGACGCAATATTCGCAACTCCTACTGTGTGCCGGTCATGTCAGGCGGGCTGCTCTGTTCGTATTCCTCCCGTTTCCTCGTCGCCGTCGATCCCGAAACAGGGGACCAACAGTGGCGAACCCGTTCGCCCAGCAACGGTTTCCTCGCGACCGTCGCCGGAAGGTTAGTTGTTGCCACGATCGATGGCTCGCTGCACATCGGCGACGTTTCCGAAGATGGCTACGATGAAGTGACGAAGGTGCAAGTCTTTGAAAAGGGTGACGATGGAACCGATGGACTGATGTGGGCCTTACCTTCGATCGCGGGGCGTTCGATCTATCTGCGCAGCCTCGGCGCGATCGCTCGGATCGATATCCAACCGGGAACGCGGGCCGAATCGGTCGCCACCGAAGGGTCGCAGCTGTCGCCTGGTTTCGCATCGTTCTTGAAAACCGTCGACGCATCGGACAACAAACAAGCGGTCATCGACAGCTATTTGAAAGGCAAGTCGCTGCCGCTGATCGACGGCGATTTCGTCCACTTCATCCTGCAAGGCGACTACACCGACGTTGCCGTGGCCAGCGAACTGTTTGGAATGCGGCAAGAACGGGTGATGCAACGCGTCGATGGAACCAAGTTGTTCTATTTTGGAGTCCGCATCCCCGACGCAACGCGGCTTTCGTACGTCTTTTATGCCGACTACCAACCGGTACTCGATCCGGTGTCGGATCGTCACGTCACCAGCAGTCTGGTCGCGGGCGAGATGGAGCCGATCTTCCGGAAGGCCAAATCGTCGCTTGAACTTTCCTGGTTCGACAAAGGGAACGTCGTCGATGACGAATCGACCGACGTCGATGCCCCGAGCGACAAACTCGCTGGCTCGATCGATGAGACACCATTGCAAAGCGACGAACTGAACCAGACGGTCGACCTCTCGATCTATCTGCCCCCCAACTATTCGCAATCCGAAGACCGCTACCCCGTCGTCTTTGTTCACGATGGCAAATCCGCCATACAAAGTGGCAACCAAGTGGCGATCATCGATCGCTTGATTCAATCGAAAACGGTTCGTCCGGCCGTCGTTGTCTTCATCGACTGGCGGTTCTATCCGATGCAAGGAGCGAAGGGCTATGCCGAGTTCTTTGCCAAAGAGCTGATTCCGATGATCGATCGCGAATACCGCACCTCCGCTGACCGAAAGGACCGCGCGAGCCTGAGCGGCGGATTTGGTGCGTCGCTCGCGCTGATGGCCACGCTTCCGGTAAGCGATCAGATCGGGGCGGTGGGCTGCCATTCCCTGTTCGCGTTTGAAATGATGCACCCGATGTTCCAGCAACTCGCCCAATTGCCGAACGAGCGATGCGAGGTTCTTGTGCAAAGAAGCCGGTATGAATTCCGCAATCCTTCGGAGAACTGGAACATGGGCCTCCAGGCTGTGAATGTCGCAAAGATCCTCGCCGACAGCGGGCACGACGTCACGACCGAAGCCACCGCCACCGGTAGCGACTGGGTCAGTTGGCGGACGCAATCGCCGCGGATGTGGAAGTTCTTGCTGGAACAATGA
- a CDS encoding YHYH protein yields MISTFRLSLGLAFAMLVPLSVPAHEWHQHHSHQHSTDQHSHASDNHSDQRDHSQTPQPKVQQAIEQINTSPQYILIGTTLVSTQNDEPAIAQHFKKFNDLKVRWDANTLFVESNGLPDHRMMVGIRSWQQQVPLPQPFTGNNAWQIPLQPKLADKPISAKDNLYRGAIALAVNGVPIFNALNNRGDDAFLAGELDEFGGHCGRGDDYHYHVAPVHLQKIVGPGNPIAFALDGFPIYGLTEADGSPVGKLDEFNGQFDPQGRYHYHATTTYPYINGGMRGVVTVRGDQIEPQPRDSPLRPALQPLRGATITDFKTSKEQSVLTYRLRGQTGTVTYSPVDAETWKFIYKEPDGNTRTETYKRRPRQDDRRGGGPPPPRPNDRRPPRRG; encoded by the coding sequence ATGATATCGACGTTTCGATTATCGCTTGGTCTGGCGTTCGCGATGCTTGTGCCACTCTCCGTGCCGGCGCACGAATGGCATCAGCACCACAGTCACCAACATTCAACGGACCAGCATTCGCACGCTTCCGACAACCATTCCGATCAACGCGATCATTCCCAGACTCCCCAGCCCAAGGTTCAACAGGCGATCGAACAAATCAATACATCGCCTCAATACATTCTGATCGGGACGACATTGGTGAGCACCCAAAACGACGAGCCAGCAATTGCCCAACACTTTAAGAAATTTAACGACCTGAAGGTTCGCTGGGATGCCAACACCCTGTTTGTCGAATCCAATGGCTTACCGGACCACCGAATGATGGTTGGGATCCGATCGTGGCAACAACAAGTGCCACTGCCGCAACCTTTCACCGGCAACAACGCCTGGCAGATTCCTCTGCAACCCAAGTTGGCAGATAAACCGATCTCCGCGAAAGACAATCTCTATCGAGGTGCGATCGCGCTGGCGGTCAACGGAGTCCCGATCTTCAATGCACTCAACAACCGCGGCGACGATGCCTTTCTCGCCGGCGAGCTGGATGAATTTGGCGGCCACTGCGGCAGAGGCGACGACTACCACTATCACGTCGCTCCGGTTCATCTCCAGAAAATTGTGGGCCCCGGCAATCCGATCGCCTTCGCCTTGGATGGCTTTCCGATCTACGGATTGACCGAGGCCGATGGTTCTCCCGTCGGCAAGCTGGACGAGTTCAATGGCCAATTTGATCCCCAGGGGCGATATCATTATCATGCCACGACAACGTATCCTTATATCAACGGCGGGATGCGAGGTGTCGTGACGGTTCGCGGCGATCAGATCGAACCACAGCCGCGTGACTCACCGCTACGTCCCGCTTTGCAACCGTTGCGTGGCGCGACGATCACCGATTTTAAGACGTCAAAAGAACAATCCGTGTTGACGTATCGGCTGCGGGGCCAAACCGGAACGGTTACCTATTCGCCCGTCGATGCGGAGACCTGGAAGTTCATCTACAAGGAACCCGATGGCAACACGCGAACGGAAACGTACAAGCGACGTCCCCGCCAAGACGATCGCCGCGGCGGAGGGCCGCCACCACCGCGGCCCAACGACCGTCGGCCTCCACGCCGGGGTTGA
- a CDS encoding response regulator transcription factor produces MRVLVVEDEPGLRDAVAMSLREEHYAVDEAADGRTGLQKARQWSYDAIVLDLMLPEFDGWELLAQLRKTHATPVLILTARDTVEDRVRGLDRGADDYLCKPFSLSELSARVRALIRRSHGQAKAEIVIGSVVINTANRTVEKEGRPVDLTAREYTLVELLALNRGELVSRSTVYDHVFDENEDSLSNLVDVHIYNIRKKLGKNFVTTRRGHGYIIET; encoded by the coding sequence ATGCGAGTCCTAGTCGTCGAAGATGAGCCCGGTCTACGAGACGCCGTTGCGATGTCGCTGCGAGAAGAACACTACGCCGTCGACGAAGCCGCCGACGGACGGACCGGTCTGCAGAAGGCGAGGCAGTGGAGCTACGATGCGATCGTGCTCGACTTGATGCTGCCGGAGTTCGACGGTTGGGAACTGCTCGCCCAACTGCGGAAGACGCACGCCACGCCGGTGCTCATCCTTACCGCCCGCGATACGGTGGAGGACCGCGTGCGGGGGCTCGATCGCGGGGCCGACGACTATTTGTGCAAACCCTTTTCGCTCTCCGAACTATCGGCTCGCGTTCGAGCTCTGATCCGGCGAAGTCACGGTCAAGCGAAGGCCGAAATCGTCATCGGTTCGGTCGTCATCAACACGGCCAATCGAACGGTTGAAAAAGAGGGACGCCCCGTCGACCTGACGGCTCGGGAATACACACTCGTTGAACTACTGGCCCTCAATCGAGGTGAACTCGTGTCGCGCAGCACCGTTTATGATCATGTCTTCGATGAGAACGAAGACTCGCTCTCGAACCTTGTCGACGTGCACATCTACAACATTCGCAAGAAGCTTGGCAAGAACTTCGTGACCACACGTCGAGGACATGGCTATATCATCGAAACCTAA